The stretch of DNA GCCACAGCAGCTTGTTTTGGCGAGCATTGGATGGATTTAGAGTATGGGGCAAAAAATATTATTTATATGTTCTCAGGAGTCGGCTGCGGGATTATGATTGATGGAAAGATCTATCGTGGTTCTCAGGGTTATGCCGGAGAAACATCTATTTATAATTATAAGCGCGACGATTATTTTAATTGCAAGGCCGGAAAGCCTTGTTTTGCTAAGCGTTGGGAAGTTGATTTAGGGATTGTCTCCGATATAAAAGAAAAACTAGCCAGCGATAAACAAAAGGCAGAGCTTTTTTTCAACCTTACATCAAGTACGATTGAAAATGTAGACTTAAAAAGTGTTTTCATTGCTGCCCGGGCAAAAGACGAATTGGCTCTTTCGGCGCTGGAAGATGCAGGAGAAAGGCTCGGGATTAAAGTTGCTTCTTTAGTAAATTTGCTTAATCCTCAGGTTGTCATTATCGGGGGAGGGTTTGAAGAAGCAGGGGATGTCTTTTTAAATAAGGTTAATGTGACAGTAAGGGAATGGGCTTTCAGAGAGGCAACTGATAATTTGAAGATTGCGTATTCTCAACTGCGAGAAAATGCGGTTGCTTTAGGTGCATCAAGTTTAGTGATGCAAAAAGTTTTTGCTCAATTATGGTAAATGGGTCTTGAAGGTTAGTCTCGTCATTTAAGGGGGGAGAGCATGGAGCAAAAGATTAAATATATTCTTGTTGGCCTTATCGGTTTATCTTTAGTTTTTCTTTTTCTTTTTGTTTCAACCTTAACTTCAAAGCAGCAAATTATCCAGCAGAAAGATGAGTTGGAGAAAAATCTTGCCAGTAAAGAAGAACAACTAACCGGGCTTGAAAACAAACTACGTAAGGCGGAAAATGAATCAACTGCTATCAAGGGAGACCTGAACAAAGCTCTTGAAGACAGGCAGGAATTAGAAAAACAGCTGGAGATGTTAGCTAAAGCAAAAGACGAGCTTATGCTGAAATTAAAAGAACGCCAGGCTCAACAAATACAGGAAGTTTCGCAGATTCCTGTTACTTCGGATGCGTATTGGGCAGGGATTTTAAAGAATAAAACTGATTTGGAATTTCAGTTATCCAATATACGTAATGAATTAAAAACGATGCAGATTAAT from Candidatus Omnitrophota bacterium encodes:
- a CDS encoding ROK family protein; the protein is MKSLDFQKEELSEKEKRNIDILEILRKHGPISRPDISKQIGTNVVTISNYIDEFIKRNLVYEKEFDVSEGGRRPLLLDLNPQSGFVIGVGLNLMNMVGLLVDLKGNIITKTQIARPKASVRDVSESLLQIVREILRRSKDFTPNIRGIGIGIAGLINKENGSIHWPQKMDNYYTYSSVDLPLRDLLEKEFNLPVLIENDATAACFGEHWMDLEYGAKNIIYMFSGVGCGIMIDGKIYRGSQGYAGETSIYNYKRDDYFNCKAGKPCFAKRWEVDLGIVSDIKEKLASDKQKAELFFNLTSSTIENVDLKSVFIAARAKDELALSALEDAGERLGIKVASLVNLLNPQVVIIGGGFEEAGDVFLNKVNVTVREWAFREATDNLKIAYSQLRENAVALGASSLVMQKVFAQLW